Within the Nitratireductor basaltis genome, the region GCGTGCAAGGGTGGGCAGATCGCCGGTTCGGCTATGCGCGATGGTGACGGTGGCATTTGCCGCCAGAAGCAGGCTCGCCATGGGTTTTCCGACAATGTTGGAGCGGCCAATGACGACTGCGTTTTTGCCGGAAAGGTCGCTGCCCAGTTCGCGCTCGATCATCAGCATCGCACCGGCAGGGGTGCAAGGCACGAAAGCCCTGCCGGCACTGCCCGTCGCAACCATCCCCACATTCATGTAGTGGAAACCGTCGACATCCTTCTTAGGCGCAATGGCCTGGATCACGCGGTCGGGATCGATCTGTTCAGGCAAGGGAAGCTGGACCAGGATGCCGTGGATGGCCGGGTCCGCATTCAGGCGCGCGATCAATTCGAGGAGTTCATTTTCCGGCGTGTCGGCGGCCAGGTCATGCTGCACGGAATGAAAGCCACACTCCTTGGCGCGTTTGGATTTCGCGCCGACATAAACCTGGCTTGCAGGATCTTCACCGACCAACACGACTGCCAGACCGGGGACGATGCCCTTCTCGCTCAAATCGCGAGCGTGATGCGCAACCTTCCCCGTGGTTTCTGCCGCAAGAGCCTTACCGTCGATGATGCGCGCCATGGTCTTCCCCTTCGCTCCACCGGAGCGTGTGCCAGCTCAAGACGCGCTCCATGAATTGCGTTTAGGCAGCTATGACCGGCAAGGCAATGACTAGTTGCCCCTGCATGCGCTTTCCCCAACCTTTGTGCCGCAGCTGGTTCTAGCGATAGGCAGCGCGTTTGGCGGCGAGCATATCCATTTCCATGCGCAAGGCGCGCAGCTCCTCGCGCAGTTGATGGACCTGTTCATCTACCTGTTCACCAGCATCATGGTAGGCGGTGCGCTCGTCCCGGTCATATTGATATTGTCCATGGGTGCCGTAATCTGCGCGCGGCGCAGCTGCGTAGGTCTCCTGACCATAGGGATAGCCTGAGACCTCCCTGTCCCGTGCACGATCTTCGGCATAGCGTTCCCTGCCGCGCGGCGGAGGGTTGTCATGGTCAGAGGAATAGACCGGGGCTCCGGCTGGTTGGCCACGCATATTGTCCCGCAGGCTCGTCCATGCTCCCCAGAGCGCGCCCAGAGCCACACCGGCAAGAAAGCCGAGCAATGCGCCGGCAATCGCTATCGTCTTTCGCGTCGGCGGTTCGGAAAGCAGCGGCGCATAGGCCGGGGAGATGACACTCACATTCGAGGTGTTCAAATCGCGCTGCTCCCCTGTTTCGCGGGCGCGCAACAGAAATGCCTCATAGACGGAGCGACGGGCACCGGCCTCGCGCTCCAGTTCGCGCAGCTTGACCTGATCGGTTTCAAGATCGCCTTTCTGCACTTTCAACCGGGCAAGACGAGCAGCCAGATCCTGCTCAAGCTCCACTGCACGTTTCAGTTCAACCTGCATGGACGCCGCGACACGGCGCAGTTCCCGCGCGATGGCATCACGAACGCCTGCCAGTTCCGCTTGAATGGCCTGATTGTCGGGATGACGCGGTCCAAGCCTGATGCTTGCGCGATCCGCCTGCTGTTTGAGCGCCGTGTATTGGCTTAGCAGCTCGGTCATGACGGGTGAGGCCACCTGCTCAGGCAAAGCGCCTCCCAGAACATCCTCGACTCCCAGTTCACGGGCGGTGCTCACACGGGCGTTC harbors:
- the folD gene encoding bifunctional methylenetetrahydrofolate dehydrogenase/methenyltetrahydrofolate cyclohydrolase FolD, with the protein product MARIIDGKALAAETTGKVAHHARDLSEKGIVPGLAVVLVGEDPASQVYVGAKSKRAKECGFHSVQHDLAADTPENELLELIARLNADPAIHGILVQLPLPEQIDPDRVIQAIAPKKDVDGFHYMNVGMVATGSAGRAFVPCTPAGAMLMIERELGSDLSGKNAVVIGRSNIVGKPMASLLLAANATVTIAHSRTGDLPTLARSADILVAAVGRPEMVRGDWIKPGATVIDVGINRIDAPERGEGKTRLVGDVAYAEAERVAGAITPVPGGVGPMTIAMLMANTLASACRAAGMPAPRL